One window from the genome of Elaeis guineensis isolate ETL-2024a chromosome 5, EG11, whole genome shotgun sequence encodes:
- the LOC105044391 gene encoding uncharacterized protein isoform X2, whose translation MPSSAAVLHVRPSPFFSSRDRLQQHRALSDRRASAPGATLAAEGPSCLFVGPIETASKEMLEALYQQARDSYYSGNPLIIDDMFDKVELKLRLYGSKSVVKYPRCSLRRQSTYADAEEDPSQVFALASVWILLLVFGASAFLVPTIYTISLALKDASDPTDFLYNGRSSFESLTMLNAILFMGLGYLIGYPVASASVQALQGLWRNDLVALKGSCPNCGEEVFAFVRAGKSKQQPHCAECHVCESDLEFRTKVEKNLASSQIMSKNWRLIWENH comes from the exons ATGCCCTCGTCGGCCGCGGTGCTTCATGTCCGCCCCTCTCCGTTTTTCTCCTCGCGGGACAGGCTCCAGCAACACCGAGCTCTCAGCGATCGGAGGGCGTCCGCTCCGGGGGCTACCCTCGCCGCGGAGGGGCCGTCCTGCCTCTTCGTGGGCCCCATCGAGACCGCCAGCAAGGAGATGCTCGAAGCCCTCTATCAGCAG GCTCGGGATTCCTACTACAGTGGTAACCCCTTGATCATCGATGACATGTTTGATAAAGTCGAG TTGAAGCTACGGCTGTATGGATCAAAATCTGTTGTGAAGTATCCCCGGTGCAGCCTCAGACGACAATCTACATATGCAGATGCTGAG GAAGACCCTTCACAGGTTTTTGCCTTAGCAAGTGTATGGATCCTTCTACTCGTGTTTGGGGCATCTGCCTTCCTTGTGCCTACCATCTATACCATCAGTCTGGCTCTAAAAGATGCTTCCGACCCCACAGATTTCCTATACAATGGAAGATCATCATTCGAATCGCTAACAATGTTAAATGCCATTCTTTTCATGGGACTGGGTTATTTGATTGGTTATCCCGTTGCATCTGCTTCTG TCCAAGCTCTGCAAGGCCTATGGAGAAATGACTTAGTTGCACTAAAAGGCTCATGTCCAAACTGCGGCGAGGAG GTCTTTGCATTTGTAAGGGCAGGAAAATCCAAACAACAACCACACTGTGCAGAATGTCATGTATGTGAGTCAGATTTGGAGTTTCGCACCAAGGTGGAG AAAAACTTGGCAAGCTCACAGATAATGTCCAAGAATTGGAGGCTGATCTGGGAGAATCACTAA
- the LOC105044547 gene encoding xyloglucan galactosyltransferase KATAMARI1 homolog has protein sequence MCLALSNDALGPPLDDSDGGLSSDAGWHKTDQFTVEAIFHNRMKQYECLTTDSSRASAIYVPFYAGLEIYRHLASRSLSLRDSVSLDLIGLLRSRPEWAAMGGRDHFLVVGRVEWDFIRRSDEPGDWGNKFLNLPEARNMTVLIIESSPWRSNEIGIPYPSYFHPSKASQVLAWQERMGKVKRPWLFSFAGAQRWGQATAIRDRVMDQCRQSRRCNLLECNFGLAECRSTSGVMRAFQSSAFCLQPPGDTLTRRSTFDAMLAGCVPVFFHPGSAYVQYLWHLPGNHTRYSVLIPGEEVRQGNTSIEEVLSRFREEEIRSMREEVIRLIPRLLYGYPRSLESLKDAFDVAVEGVIERIGQLRREIREGVSSPFQGSNNGWKIALAGREGEHQWDESFLKPELWRLP, from the coding sequence ATGTGCCTCGCCCTCTCCAACGATGCCCTCGGCCCACCGCTCGACGACTCCGACGGCGGCCTCTCTTCCGATGCTGGCTGGCACAAGACCGACCAGTTCACCGTGGAAGCCATCTTCCATAATCGGATGAAGCAATACGAGTGCCTGACAACCGACTCATCCCGAGCCTCCGCGATCTACGTTCCATTCTACGCCGGCCTCGAAATCTACCGCCACTTAGCGAGCCGCAGCCTATCGCTTCGGGACTCGGTATCGCTGGACCTCATCGGGCTGCTGAGGTCGAGGCCCGAGTGGGCAGCCATGGGGGGAAGAGACCACTTTCTCGTGGTTGGGAGGGTCGAATGGGACTTCATAAGGAGAAGCGATGAACCGGGTGATTGGGGCAACAAGTTCTTGAACCTCCCGGAGGCTAGGAACATGACCGTCCTGATAATCGAATCCAGTCCGTGGAGAAGCAATGAAATCGGGATCCCCTACCCGAGCTATTTCCACCCTTCAAAAGCTAGCCAGGTGTTGGCATGGCAAGAGAGAATGGGGAAGGTGAAGAGGCCCTGGCTATTCTCTTTCGCAGGTGCGCAGCGGTGGGGCCAGGCCACCGCGATCCGCGACCGGGTCATGGATCAGTGCCGCCAGTCTCGCCGGTGCAACTTGCTGGAGTGCAATTTCGGCTTGGCCGAGTGCCGCTCGACGAGCGGCGTCATGAGGGCGTTCCAGAGCTCGGCCTTCTGCTTGCAGCCTCCAGGGGATACATTAACGAGAAGGTCCACGTTCGACGCGATGCTGGCCGGGTGCGTGCCAGTGTTCTTCCACCCGGGGTCGGCCTACGTGCAGTACTTGTGGCATCTACCGGGGAACCACACCAGGTATTCGGTGCTCATACCGGGTGAGGAGGTGAGGCAGGGGAATACGAGCATAGAGGAAGTGCTGAGTAGGTTCCGTGAAGAAGAGATCAGGTCTATGAGGGAGGAGGTTATCAGGTTGATTCCAAGGCTGCTATACGGATATCCGAGGAGTCTGGAAAGTTTGAAGGATGCGTTTGATGTGGCTGTGGAGGGTGTGATCGAGAGGATTGGGCAGCTAAGGAGGGAAATAAGGGAAGGAGTTTCATCGCCATTTCAAGGGTCCAATAATGGCTGGAAGATTGCTCTGGCGGGGAGAGAAGGTGAGCATCAGTGGGACGAGTCCTTTCTTAAGCCCGAACTCTGGAGACTTCCATAG
- the LOC105044393 gene encoding protein IWS1 homolog 1 isoform X1, with protein sequence MGYENDPYMDEDGEPLMDPDMPSDREPSPEPGYPVDDYEEEDWRRERSPTPVLDSAVDEDKVGKPRKRLVKKGAKESSQDHSGSPLAAIPGEVLDDWEEEEDEASSSKKRKASYLLKMGKEGSGKKEKRKSLSSKMERSAGKVSKAGSRGYGGPRDQGGDPEIKELWDTIAGGDSEDDQEGMRTMDDDNFIDDSGVDPADRLGSDNEARSPGNAPQAEEGEEDDEINQLFKGGKKKKKNEKSPAELALIVEHLMAELEVTAEEDAELNRQNKPAINKLKKLPLLIEVLSKKKLQQEFLDHGVLTLLKNWLEPLPDGSLPNMNIRTAILKLLTDFPIDLEQYDRREQLKKSGLGKVIMFLSKSDEETTSNRKLAKELVDKWSRPIFNKSTRFEDMRSFDDGRVPYRRQSMKKPAARAAGVESRDDDLDLAEFSQDRKSGQAASRQHASRPEALPLDFVVRPQSKIDPEQVRERAKQVMHDERRMKMNKKLQQLKAPKKKQLQASKLSVEGRGMVKYL encoded by the exons ATGGGTTACGAAAACGATCC gTACATGGACGAAGACGGCGAGCCTCTGATGGACCCCGACATGCCTTCCGATCGGGAACCCTCGCCGGAGCCCGGATATCCGGTCGACGACTACGAGGAGGAAGACTGGCGGCGGGAGCGGTCGCCGACGCCGGTGCTGGACTCCGCGGTGGACGAGGACAAGGTCGGCAAGCCTAGGAAGAGGCTGGTGAAGAAGGGCGCCAAGGAGAGCTCCCAGGATCACAGCGGGAGCCCGCTGGCAGCGATCCCCGGGGAAGTTTTGGATGattgggaggaggaggaggacgaggCGTCTTCCTCTAAGAAGAGGAAGGCCTCTTATCTGCTGAAGATGGGAAAGGAGGGGAgtgggaagaaggagaagaggaagtcGTTGTCGTCAAAGATGGAACGATCGGCAGGTAAAGTGTCCAAGGCGGGATCGAGAGGCTATGGAGGGCCTAGGGATCAAGGCGGTGATCCGGAGATTAAAGAACTATGGGACACCATTGCCGGGGGAGATTCTGAG GATGACCAAGAGGGCATGAGAACCATGGATGATGATAACTTCATTGATGATAGTGGTGTTGATCCAGCTGATCGCCTTGGAAGTGACAACGAAGCTCGTTCTCCTGGGAATGCTCCTCAG GCAGAGGAGGGTGAGGAAGATGATGAAATTAatcaactatttaaagggggcaagaaaaaaaagaagaacgaGAAATCACCTGCTGAACTTGCTTTGATAGTTGAACATCTTATGGCTGAGCTTGAAGTCACAGCTGAGGAAGATGCTGAGCTAAACAGGCAAAATAAACCAGCCATTAATAAACTCAAGAAGCTCCCTTTGCTTATAGAGGTTCTTTCAAA GAAAAAGCTTcagcaagaatttttagatcatggAGTGCTAACTCTTCTGAAGAATTGGCTTGAACCTCTGCCTGATGGAAGTTTGCCTAATATGAATATTCGAACTGCGATACTAAAGTTATTGACAGAT TTTCCCATCGATTTAGAGCAATATGACAGGAGAGAACAGCTCAAAAAGAGTGGGCTTGGGAAG GTCATTATGTTTTTATCTAAATCTGATGAGGAGACTACATCCAACAGAAAACTAGCAAAAGAATTGGTTGATAAATGG AGTCGACCAATATTTAACAAGAGCACTAGATTTGAGGATAtgaggagttttgatgatgggaGAGTTCCCTATAGAAGGCAATCTATGAAGAA ACCTGCAGCTAGAGCTGCTGGAGTGGAATCTAGAGACGATGATCTTGATTTGGCTGAGTTCTCACA GGATCGCAAGTCCGGACAAGCAGCTTCCAGGCAACATGCTTCTAGGCCAGAAGCATTGCCCTTGGATTTTGTTGTGCGTCCTCAATCCAAGATTGACCCAGAACAGGTCAGGGAAAGAGCTAAACAAGTCATGCACGATGAGCGTCGGATGAAG ATGAACAAGAAATTGCAGCAGTTGAAAGCACCCAAAAagaagcagctgcaggcatcaaaACTTAGCGTTGAGGGCCGTGGAATGGTCAAGTACTTGTAA
- the LOC105044546 gene encoding xyloglucan galactosyltransferase MUR3-like, whose protein sequence is MDRSHSKLHVKFLQSRYIIPTALGLCLILFYGCPSKVSVSMATSGAQSPLLTQPLPRDRCSGRHIYVHDLPSRFNTDLLRDCRSLSQWTDMCLFTSNAGLGPLLANSEGIFSDAGWYATNQFALDVIFHNRMKRYKCLTTNSSRASAIFVPFYAGLDVARYLWGYNASVRDSLSLDLVRWLKSQPEWAPMEGKDHFLVAGRITWDFRRPSEEKNAWGGKFLVLPEAKNMTVLVIESSPWHSNDFAIPYPTYFHPSKDSEVFAWQGRMKQLERPWLFSFAGAQRPNQTTSIRSQLISQCRGSHRCKLMDCDLNASKCHSPSSVMKTFQSSVFCLQPPGDSYTRRSAFDSMIAGCVPVFFHPGSAYVQYLWHLPRNYTSYSVFISEDEVREAKVSIERVLSRFSEEKVRAMRDEVIRLIPRLIYADPRSRLENLEDAFDVAVEGVIERAEKLRREMLDLEGVSSAFEECNSWKYSLVGSEDKHEWDHFFSNKKR, encoded by the coding sequence ATGGATCGATCTCACAGCAAGCTTCACGTTAAATTCCTCCAGTCCCGGTACATCATCCCGACTGCCCTCGGCTTGTGTCTCATTTTGTTCTACGGCTGTCCCTCCAAAGTATCGGTATCGATGGCCACGAGCGGTGCCCAAAGTCCGCTACTTACGCAGCCACTGCCAAGAGACCGGTGCTCCGGCCGGCACATCTACGTCCATGACCTGCCAAGCAGGTTCAACACCGACCTGCTTCGCGACTGCCGCTCTCTCAGCCAATGGACCGACATGTGCCTCTTCACCTCCAACGCCGGCCTCGGCCCCCTGCTAGCCAACTCCGAGGGCATCTTCTCCGACGCCGGGTGGTACGCCACCAATCAGTTCGCGCTGGACGTTATCTTCCATAACCGGATGAAGCGGTACAAGTGCCTGACAACGAACTCCTCCCGGGCCTCCGCCATCTTCGTTCCGTTTTACGCCGGGCTCGATGTTGCACGATACCTCTGGGGCTACAACGCATCGGTTCGGGACTCGTTGTCTCTGGACCTTGTCCGATGGCTCAAGTCACAGCCAGAATGGGCACCCATGGAAGGAAAAGATCACTTTCTTGTGGCTGGGAGGATTACATGGGACTTCAGAAGGCCAAGTGAGGAGAAAAATGCTTGGGGTGGCAAGTTCTTGGTCCTTCCGGAGGCTAAGAACATGACCGTGCTGGTGATTGAATCCAGTCCCTGGCACAGTAATGATTTTGCGATACCGTATCCCACCTATTTCCACCCTTCCAAAGATAGCGAGGTTTTTGCATGGCAAGGCAGGATGAAGCAGCTGGAGAGGCCTTGGTTATTCTCTTTCGCCGGTGCCCAACGCCCGAACCAGACCACCTCGATCCGCAGCCAACTAATCAGTCAGTGTCGTGGGTCTCACCGGTGCAAGCTGATGGACTGTGACTTGAACGCGAGCAAGTGCCACTCGCCGAGCAGCGTCATGAAGACGTTCCAGAGCTCTGTGTTCTGCTTGCAGCCCCCAGGAGACTCATACACGAGGCGGTCGGCGTTCGACTCGATGATCGCCGGATGTGTGCCGGTATTTTTCCACCCGGGGTCGGCATACGTACAATACTTGTGGCATCTCCCACGGAACTATACCAGCTACTCTGTATTCATATCAGAGGATGAGGTGAGGGAGGCGAAGGTGAGCATAGAGCGGGTGCTGAGTAGGTTCAGCGAAGAGAAGGTGAGAGCTATGAGGGATGAAGTTATTAGGCTGATCCCGAGGTTAATATACGCGGATCCTAGGTCTAGGTTGGAGAATCTGGAAGATGCCTTTGACGTGGCTGTGGAGGGAGTGATTGAGAGGGCGGAGAAGCTGAGAAGGGAGATGTTGGATTTGGAGGGGGTTTCGTCGGCATTTGAAGAGTGCAATAGCTGGAAGTATTCTTTGGTAGGGAGCGAAGATAAGCATGAATGGGATCACTTCTTTTCTAACAAGAAACGTTAA
- the LOC105044393 gene encoding protein IWS1 homolog 1 isoform X2 yields the protein MGYENDPYMDEDGEPLMDPDMPSDREPSPEPGYPVDDYEEEDWRRERSPTPVLDSAVDEDKVGKPRKRLVKKGAKESSQDHSGSPLAAIPGEVLDDWEEEEDEASSSKKRKASYLLKMGKEGSGKKEKRKSLSSKMERSAGKVSKAGSRGYGGPRDQGGDPEIKELWDTIAGGDSEDDQEGMRTMDDDNFIDDSGVDPADRLGSDNEARSPGNAPQAEEGEEDDEINQLFKGGKKKKKNEKSPAELALIVEHLMAELEVTAEEDAELNRQNKPAINKLKKLPLLIEVLSKKKLQQEFLDHGVLTLLKNWLEPLPDGSLPNMNIRTAILKLLTDVIMFLSKSDEETTSNRKLAKELVDKWSRPIFNKSTRFEDMRSFDDGRVPYRRQSMKKPAARAAGVESRDDDLDLAEFSQDRKSGQAASRQHASRPEALPLDFVVRPQSKIDPEQVRERAKQVMHDERRMKMNKKLQQLKAPKKKQLQASKLSVEGRGMVKYL from the exons ATGGGTTACGAAAACGATCC gTACATGGACGAAGACGGCGAGCCTCTGATGGACCCCGACATGCCTTCCGATCGGGAACCCTCGCCGGAGCCCGGATATCCGGTCGACGACTACGAGGAGGAAGACTGGCGGCGGGAGCGGTCGCCGACGCCGGTGCTGGACTCCGCGGTGGACGAGGACAAGGTCGGCAAGCCTAGGAAGAGGCTGGTGAAGAAGGGCGCCAAGGAGAGCTCCCAGGATCACAGCGGGAGCCCGCTGGCAGCGATCCCCGGGGAAGTTTTGGATGattgggaggaggaggaggacgaggCGTCTTCCTCTAAGAAGAGGAAGGCCTCTTATCTGCTGAAGATGGGAAAGGAGGGGAgtgggaagaaggagaagaggaagtcGTTGTCGTCAAAGATGGAACGATCGGCAGGTAAAGTGTCCAAGGCGGGATCGAGAGGCTATGGAGGGCCTAGGGATCAAGGCGGTGATCCGGAGATTAAAGAACTATGGGACACCATTGCCGGGGGAGATTCTGAG GATGACCAAGAGGGCATGAGAACCATGGATGATGATAACTTCATTGATGATAGTGGTGTTGATCCAGCTGATCGCCTTGGAAGTGACAACGAAGCTCGTTCTCCTGGGAATGCTCCTCAG GCAGAGGAGGGTGAGGAAGATGATGAAATTAatcaactatttaaagggggcaagaaaaaaaagaagaacgaGAAATCACCTGCTGAACTTGCTTTGATAGTTGAACATCTTATGGCTGAGCTTGAAGTCACAGCTGAGGAAGATGCTGAGCTAAACAGGCAAAATAAACCAGCCATTAATAAACTCAAGAAGCTCCCTTTGCTTATAGAGGTTCTTTCAAA GAAAAAGCTTcagcaagaatttttagatcatggAGTGCTAACTCTTCTGAAGAATTGGCTTGAACCTCTGCCTGATGGAAGTTTGCCTAATATGAATATTCGAACTGCGATACTAAAGTTATTGACAGAT GTCATTATGTTTTTATCTAAATCTGATGAGGAGACTACATCCAACAGAAAACTAGCAAAAGAATTGGTTGATAAATGG AGTCGACCAATATTTAACAAGAGCACTAGATTTGAGGATAtgaggagttttgatgatgggaGAGTTCCCTATAGAAGGCAATCTATGAAGAA ACCTGCAGCTAGAGCTGCTGGAGTGGAATCTAGAGACGATGATCTTGATTTGGCTGAGTTCTCACA GGATCGCAAGTCCGGACAAGCAGCTTCCAGGCAACATGCTTCTAGGCCAGAAGCATTGCCCTTGGATTTTGTTGTGCGTCCTCAATCCAAGATTGACCCAGAACAGGTCAGGGAAAGAGCTAAACAAGTCATGCACGATGAGCGTCGGATGAAG ATGAACAAGAAATTGCAGCAGTTGAAAGCACCCAAAAagaagcagctgcaggcatcaaaACTTAGCGTTGAGGGCCGTGGAATGGTCAAGTACTTGTAA
- the LOC105044391 gene encoding uncharacterized protein isoform X1 — MPSSAAVLHVRPSPFFSSRDRLQQHRALSDRRASAPGATLAAEGPSCLFVGPIETASKEMLEALYQQARDSYYSGNPLIIDDMFDKVELKLRLYGSKSVVKYPRCSLRRQSTYADAEEDPSQVFALASVWILLLVFGASAFLVPTIYTISLALKDASDPTDFLYNGRSSFESLTMLNAILFMGLGYLIGYPVASASVQALQGLWRNDLVALKGSCPNCGEEVFAFVRAGKSKQQPHCAECHVCESDLEFRTKVEQSISRPDRRWVYGRVYLVPQTFAKDRRSILYFDLASFMKIHHRFLLRFLMKLQSVKTEEGLLGLVGKMFVRIPILTRALIL; from the exons ATGCCCTCGTCGGCCGCGGTGCTTCATGTCCGCCCCTCTCCGTTTTTCTCCTCGCGGGACAGGCTCCAGCAACACCGAGCTCTCAGCGATCGGAGGGCGTCCGCTCCGGGGGCTACCCTCGCCGCGGAGGGGCCGTCCTGCCTCTTCGTGGGCCCCATCGAGACCGCCAGCAAGGAGATGCTCGAAGCCCTCTATCAGCAG GCTCGGGATTCCTACTACAGTGGTAACCCCTTGATCATCGATGACATGTTTGATAAAGTCGAG TTGAAGCTACGGCTGTATGGATCAAAATCTGTTGTGAAGTATCCCCGGTGCAGCCTCAGACGACAATCTACATATGCAGATGCTGAG GAAGACCCTTCACAGGTTTTTGCCTTAGCAAGTGTATGGATCCTTCTACTCGTGTTTGGGGCATCTGCCTTCCTTGTGCCTACCATCTATACCATCAGTCTGGCTCTAAAAGATGCTTCCGACCCCACAGATTTCCTATACAATGGAAGATCATCATTCGAATCGCTAACAATGTTAAATGCCATTCTTTTCATGGGACTGGGTTATTTGATTGGTTATCCCGTTGCATCTGCTTCTG TCCAAGCTCTGCAAGGCCTATGGAGAAATGACTTAGTTGCACTAAAAGGCTCATGTCCAAACTGCGGCGAGGAG GTCTTTGCATTTGTAAGGGCAGGAAAATCCAAACAACAACCACACTGTGCAGAATGTCATGTATGTGAGTCAGATTTGGAGTTTCGCACCAAGGTGGAG CAATCCATCTCAAGACCTGACAGGCGTTGGGTTTATGGTCGTGTTTACCTGGTCCCACAGACCTTTGCTAAAGATCGAAG ATCCATTCTTTACTTTGACTTGGCAAGCTTCATGAAAATACATCACAGATTCCTGCTTCGATTTCTCATGAAGCTGCAGTCCGTGAAGACTGAAGAGGGCCTATTAGGTCTCGTGGGAAAGATGTTTGTTAGAATTCCAATACTGACTCGAGCTCTCATTTTATGA